The following are encoded in a window of Natronomonas gomsonensis genomic DNA:
- a CDS encoding DUF7568 family protein, whose translation MTRLTNWTRESRTPILAYRNTETNVRAALHRAPDSYVHKWRAAILVDGYSVWSRGFATKEATSLRDELRKRPQPELPCPECPNEDVVVGQKSADGAKVQRWFECRDCGYESRSAIVYGAER comes from the coding sequence ATGACACGACTCACCAATTGGACGCGAGAGAGCCGTACTCCAATCCTGGCGTACCGAAATACAGAGACCAACGTTCGAGCAGCCCTGCACCGAGCGCCGGACTCGTACGTGCATAAGTGGCGGGCCGCGATTCTCGTCGACGGCTATTCCGTATGGTCGCGCGGATTCGCGACGAAGGAAGCCACATCACTTCGTGACGAACTCCGAAAGCGCCCTCAGCCTGAACTACCCTGTCCAGAGTGTCCTAACGAAGACGTCGTCGTCGGCCAGAAGAGTGCTGACGGCGCGAAGGTACAACGGTGGTTCGAGTGTCGAGACTGCGGCTACGAAAGCCGCTCAGCAATCGTCTACGGCGCCGAGCGCTAA
- the merA gene encoding mercury(II) reductase, with amino-acid sequence MTHTSDYDLVILGGGAAAFAAITEASRRDLSTAMVNTGLPIGGTCVNVGCVPSKHLLAVAESGAAASENPFDAVTYPEEPTVDWADALDGTNELVERFRQENYVDVAEHFETDIYEGYGQLMDDTTIEVVDGADEGAHITGKKALVATGSSPWAPPIDGLDDVDYYTSETILEGRDLPESIVILGGGYIALEWGQILHRVGVDVTILQRSGHVLSDMEGQLGREMQRAFNEEGIDVVTSNDFQQVQDVATDSGADPGQKGVAVETVIEGEEQAFTAETLFVATGVQPNSENIGLEAVGVETESDGAIRVDEHFQTTNSDIYAAGDVIGEPELETVAAKEGNHAVKNAFGNEGVSIDYDAVPAVVFTSPEVAVVGTTEREYMDEHGTCSCRTVQMEDVPRAKAVKNTDGLVQVVKHHETDGIVGVHMVGPRAADMIMEATLAVNFGLTVDDIINTVHPFPTFSEAFKHACQAFRRNTSKMSCCIE; translated from the coding sequence ATGACTCACACCTCCGACTATGATCTCGTGATCCTCGGCGGCGGAGCCGCTGCCTTCGCCGCCATCACCGAAGCGAGCCGGAGAGATCTCTCGACGGCGATGGTGAACACCGGCCTGCCGATCGGCGGGACCTGCGTGAACGTCGGCTGTGTCCCGAGTAAGCATCTACTCGCCGTCGCCGAGAGTGGCGCTGCAGCGTCGGAGAATCCCTTCGACGCCGTCACATATCCCGAAGAGCCGACTGTCGACTGGGCCGACGCACTCGACGGCACCAACGAACTCGTCGAGCGGTTCCGGCAGGAGAACTACGTCGACGTCGCCGAGCACTTCGAGACCGACATCTACGAGGGCTACGGCCAGCTGATGGACGACACGACCATTGAGGTCGTCGACGGCGCCGACGAGGGCGCGCACATTACTGGGAAGAAGGCGCTCGTCGCGACGGGCAGTTCACCGTGGGCGCCGCCCATCGACGGCCTCGACGACGTCGACTACTACACGAGCGAGACCATCCTCGAGGGGCGCGACCTCCCCGAGAGCATCGTGATCCTTGGTGGCGGATACATCGCGCTGGAGTGGGGCCAGATCCTCCACCGTGTCGGCGTCGACGTAACCATTCTCCAGCGCTCCGGTCACGTGCTCTCAGATATGGAAGGTCAGCTCGGCCGGGAGATGCAACGAGCCTTCAATGAGGAGGGAATCGATGTCGTGACCAGTAACGACTTCCAGCAGGTTCAGGATGTGGCTACCGACAGTGGTGCTGACCCTGGTCAGAAGGGCGTCGCTGTGGAGACTGTCATCGAGGGCGAGGAGCAAGCGTTCACCGCAGAGACGTTATTCGTCGCAACCGGCGTCCAGCCCAACAGTGAGAACATCGGCTTGGAAGCAGTCGGCGTCGAGACCGAATCCGATGGCGCGATTCGCGTCGACGAGCATTTCCAGACGACCAATTCCGACATCTACGCGGCGGGGGACGTGATCGGCGAGCCCGAACTGGAGACGGTCGCCGCCAAGGAGGGCAATCACGCCGTCAAGAACGCCTTCGGCAACGAGGGCGTCAGCATCGACTACGATGCAGTCCCCGCAGTCGTGTTCACCAGTCCCGAGGTAGCAGTCGTTGGGACAACTGAACGTGAATATATGGACGAACACGGTACCTGTTCCTGCCGGACGGTTCAGATGGAAGATGTCCCTCGGGCAAAGGCCGTCAAGAACACGGATGGACTCGTCCAGGTGGTGAAGCACCACGAGACCGACGGGATTGTTGGCGTCCACATGGTCGGCCCCCGCGCCGCCGACATGATCATGGAAGCCACGCTGGCGGTGAATTTCGGTCTCACCGTTGACGACATCATCAATACTGTCCACCCGTTCCCAACGTTCTCCGAGGCGTTCAAACACGCCTGTCAGGCGTTCCGTCGGAATACGTCCAAAATGAGCTGCTGTATCGAGTGA
- a CDS encoding ArsR/SmtB family transcription factor → MALLESDVPIREVVTTDPEKAKALENDVRAKILDMLATDEMTIEEIHDELHRRGEEKAETTVRHHVNVLKDAGMVEIARLEEAGGGTRKYYKSNTRVFSYDLPEGADNNLAQAQSTASEELTALIETLYADHGTEIEAVAREMKPCEYCDTQHYEEFMVRELLNRALIELGESGTLDDVFSTED, encoded by the coding sequence ATGGCGCTCCTCGAATCCGACGTGCCGATCCGTGAAGTCGTGACGACGGATCCGGAGAAAGCGAAGGCACTGGAGAACGACGTTCGGGCGAAGATCCTCGATATGCTCGCGACCGATGAAATGACGATCGAGGAGATCCACGACGAGTTGCACCGTCGCGGCGAGGAGAAGGCCGAGACGACAGTGCGTCACCATGTGAACGTCCTGAAGGATGCGGGGATGGTGGAAATCGCTCGTCTGGAAGAGGCTGGTGGAGGGACACGGAAGTACTACAAGTCGAACACGCGAGTCTTCTCCTACGATCTTCCGGAAGGCGCCGACAATAACCTCGCGCAGGCGCAGTCTACCGCGTCCGAAGAATTGACTGCCCTCATCGAGACGTTGTATGCGGACCACGGTACCGAGATTGAGGCGGTTGCCCGCGAAATGAAGCCTTGCGAGTACTGCGACACCCAGCATTACGAGGAGTTCATGGTTCGCGAACTCCTGAACCGTGCCCTCATCGAATTAGGCGAGAGCGGCACGCTCGACGATGTGTTCTCGACCGAGGACTGA
- a CDS encoding winged helix-turn-helix transcriptional regulator: MADTTSSAPTCDVEGTCYCPLTGVIDTLSRKYAMQLVSIIGAHDSLRFAEIEDHLPTASTSTISKRLTEFEEAGLVSRTQYNEIPPRVEYALTDEGDEICSRLEPLLEWATANS, encoded by the coding sequence ATGGCAGATACTACTTCATCGGCGCCCACGTGTGATGTTGAGGGGACGTGCTACTGCCCGCTCACAGGAGTTATCGACACGTTGAGCCGAAAATACGCGATGCAACTCGTCAGCATCATCGGCGCACACGACTCACTGCGGTTCGCGGAAATCGAAGATCATCTTCCGACTGCGAGCACGTCGACGATCTCGAAACGCCTCACTGAGTTCGAGGAGGCAGGACTCGTCTCACGGACGCAGTACAACGAAATTCCGCCACGCGTCGAATACGCGCTAACTGACGAGGGGGATGAGATTTGTTCGAGATTAGAACCCCTTCTTGAGTGGGCGACGGCGAACTCCTGA
- a CDS encoding peroxiredoxin: MINQGASAPSFTLPGLRDGEQTEYSLDETTANNRAALLVFYPFDFSPVCTNELCAIRDAEWFQLTPALDVWAISGDSVYAHRAFAEEYGLNFPLLSDSSGRVAESYDVCYDGWENHERVPQRAVFLIDSEQTIRYAWATEDALEKPDFFPVKDALETLEAERDELGPEDVELVVEYNEEPEPLT, from the coding sequence ATGATAAACCAGGGAGCGTCTGCACCGTCGTTTACTCTTCCAGGTCTCCGTGACGGAGAACAAACCGAGTACAGCTTGGATGAGACAACTGCCAATAATCGGGCTGCGTTGCTGGTATTTTACCCGTTTGATTTCAGTCCTGTTTGTACAAACGAACTGTGTGCGATTCGCGATGCAGAGTGGTTTCAGCTGACGCCGGCGCTTGATGTCTGGGCAATTTCTGGTGACAGCGTCTACGCCCACCGAGCATTCGCCGAGGAATACGGCCTCAATTTCCCGTTACTTAGTGATAGTTCCGGGCGGGTTGCCGAGTCGTATGATGTCTGTTATGACGGATGGGAGAACCACGAGCGCGTCCCGCAGCGTGCCGTGTTCCTCATCGATTCCGAGCAAACGATTCGATACGCCTGGGCGACAGAAGATGCGCTCGAGAAGCCGGATTTCTTCCCTGTTAAAGACGCTCTTGAGACGCTGGAAGCGGAACGCGATGAACTCGGTCCTGAGGATGTCGAATTAGTAGTCGAATATAATGAGGAACCGGAACCGCTCACATAA
- a CDS encoding DUF6166 domain-containing protein, whose translation MKTDSTNHPRAAVQDDSEQCQTNADHVEYVGMRVDGTPVVLKLTEHERLSPDRSLDLVRHSPAGFEWGYTGSGPAQLACALLLDYFDDESVAHQYYIQFRNEVVSQLACDGPADCWHLTGDDIEAALGEFQDHHALTPDGGVASTSLPANWSAVSRTDRTVFQRQDIDHYVVLGDGSDEWLLLLCAQGDRAYPAPLDHRTLPVENDPASAVQALVAESNDLVEPEEDI comes from the coding sequence ATGAAGACGGATTCGACCAACCACCCACGAGCGGCAGTACAGGATGATAGTGAGCAATGCCAGACCAACGCAGACCACGTCGAGTACGTGGGTATGCGCGTCGACGGAACTCCGGTGGTGCTGAAGCTCACAGAGCACGAGCGCCTCTCGCCCGACCGAAGCCTCGACCTCGTCCGACATAGCCCGGCGGGATTCGAGTGGGGCTACACCGGAAGCGGCCCGGCGCAACTCGCCTGTGCGCTCCTCCTCGACTACTTCGACGACGAGAGCGTCGCCCATCAGTACTACATCCAGTTCCGAAATGAGGTGGTGAGTCAGCTCGCGTGTGATGGCCCGGCTGACTGCTGGCATCTCACCGGTGACGACATCGAGGCTGCACTCGGTGAGTTCCAGGACCATCACGCCCTCACGCCGGACGGTGGCGTCGCGTCGACATCGCTGCCGGCGAATTGGAGTGCCGTGAGCCGGACAGATCGGACGGTCTTCCAGCGCCAGGACATCGACCATTACGTCGTTCTCGGTGACGGGAGCGATGAGTGGCTACTCCTGCTCTGTGCGCAGGGCGACCGCGCGTATCCCGCGCCGCTTGACCATCGAACACTTCCGGTTGAGAACGATCCTGCTTCAGCCGTTCAGGCACTCGTCGCTGAGAGTAACGACCTCGTCGAGCCAGAGGAGGACATTTGA
- a CDS encoding nucleotidyltransferase family protein, producing the protein MSQEDRSDALIQVLDELEQSNIGFVLVGGYAISQFETRFSTDLDLVIAPDDYKDVVAFLEQHGFERTTEFEVPAEETIYNREIDCFERTEGLPHPVGVDILVNGLGCRQTEAEWSFDYLCTHSSPTTISGGTRSTTARAADGEVLVAAKLHSGRKTDLADVLAAIPSIDLDLVETHLHRGDADALREQLSDAQAFIEEGGLDHRFKSLFGQSSASAEDIEILLEFLKRQQK; encoded by the coding sequence ATGAGCCAGGAAGACCGCAGTGACGCGCTCATCCAAGTCCTCGATGAACTGGAGCAGTCAAACATTGGATTCGTCCTCGTTGGTGGATACGCGATCAGTCAGTTCGAGACGCGGTTCTCGACCGACCTCGACCTCGTCATTGCACCAGATGACTACAAGGACGTCGTGGCGTTTCTGGAACAACATGGCTTCGAACGGACAACCGAGTTCGAAGTCCCAGCAGAAGAGACAATCTACAACCGGGAAATCGACTGCTTCGAGCGAACCGAAGGACTGCCCCATCCGGTCGGTGTGGACATTCTCGTGAACGGACTTGGGTGTCGACAAACCGAAGCAGAGTGGTCGTTCGACTATCTATGCACGCACAGCTCCCCGACGACGATTTCAGGCGGGACTCGGTCGACGACTGCACGAGCCGCTGATGGGGAAGTGCTCGTTGCCGCCAAGCTCCATAGTGGCCGGAAAACGGATCTCGCAGATGTCCTTGCTGCGATCCCCTCGATCGACTTAGATCTAGTCGAGACACATCTGCATCGCGGCGATGCTGATGCCCTTCGGGAACAGCTCAGTGACGCACAAGCGTTCATCGAAGAGGGCGGACTCGATCACCGATTCAAGAGCTTGTTCGGCCAATCGTCGGCATCGGCTGAGGACATCGAGATCCTCCTCGAGTTTCTCAAGCGACAACAGAAGTGA